One Caldanaerobius fijiensis DSM 17918 genomic window carries:
- a CDS encoding DUF445 domain-containing protein translates to MTIYQIIFMTVIGALIGWFTNYLAIEMLFRPLRPVTIPLLNYQVIGLIPKRRAELAKKIGEVVQEELVSIEEILDKFIENQQRDEIIRQIKFKISRIVSEKLPGILSAFKPMVLRYIDDIVDAEFDKFIDDLNENFFKKIGQGINVASMVEEKINQFDIKKLEELIIKVANKELKGIIILGGILGLIIGFIQAVIVSYF, encoded by the coding sequence ATGACAATATATCAGATAATTTTTATGACAGTGATAGGTGCATTAATAGGGTGGTTCACTAATTATCTTGCTATTGAGATGCTTTTTCGACCTTTGAGACCGGTAACAATTCCGCTTCTTAACTATCAGGTAATAGGTTTAATACCTAAAAGGAGGGCAGAGCTGGCAAAAAAAATTGGTGAGGTAGTGCAGGAGGAATTGGTTTCTATTGAAGAGATTCTGGACAAGTTTATTGAAAATCAGCAAAGAGATGAGATCATAAGGCAGATTAAATTTAAGATATCCAGGATTGTTTCAGAGAAGTTGCCAGGTATATTGTCGGCTTTTAAGCCGATGGTATTAAGATACATCGATGATATTGTAGATGCTGAATTTGATAAATTTATAGATGATTTAAATGAGAATTTCTTTAAGAAAATAGGGCAGGGTATAAATGTAGCAAGTATGGTTGAAGAAAAGATAAACCAATTTGATATAAAGAAGTTGGAAGAGCTTATAATAAAAGTAGCAAATAAAGAGTTAAAAGGTATAATTATACTGGGCGGTATACTTGGACTTATCATAGGATTTATACAGGCTGTAATAGTAAGCTATTTTTAA
- a CDS encoding DUF6873 family GME fold protein, with the protein MAYISNPNLPQGKVKLAVIDGRAKNIGMALEKMGIDVIYTVRHPILYNAVSYHPDMILHHLGGEDIVVAPDVDKNFLWQLEGYGFNIIKGETPLYRNYPGDIAYNVARIGDVAFHNIRYTDKVLLNELKKRGVKLIDIKQGYAKCSICIVNEKAIITQDVGIANKAREHGIEALLVPPGNIKLHELNYGFIGGATGLISKSELAVAGNIQFYKYKDEILDYLDNNGISVVNLVCDEITDIGSIIPLMEWP; encoded by the coding sequence ATGGCATATATATCAAATCCTAATTTGCCTCAAGGGAAGGTAAAATTAGCTGTAATTGACGGAAGAGCAAAAAACATAGGTATGGCATTGGAGAAAATGGGTATTGATGTTATATATACAGTAAGGCATCCAATTCTGTATAATGCAGTATCATATCATCCCGATATGATATTACATCATCTTGGAGGAGAAGATATTGTTGTTGCTCCAGACGTGGATAAGAATTTTTTATGGCAGCTGGAGGGTTATGGATTTAATATCATTAAAGGAGAAACACCTTTATATAGAAACTATCCCGGTGATATAGCATATAATGTAGCGAGAATTGGGGATGTGGCTTTTCATAATATAAGATATACAGATAAAGTTTTATTAAATGAATTAAAAAAACGAGGTGTTAAACTTATCGATATAAAGCAAGGCTATGCAAAGTGTTCGATATGCATTGTGAATGAAAAGGCTATTATTACCCAAGATGTGGGTATTGCTAATAAAGCAAGAGAACATGGTATAGAGGCTTTGTTGGTACCACCGGGAAATATAAAGCTGCATGAATTGAATTATGGATTTATTGGAGGAGCCACTGGTCTTATATCAAAAAGTGAATTGGCTGTTGCTGGAAATATACAGTTTTATAAATATAAAGATGAAATTTTAGATTATCTAGATAATAACGGCATAAGTGTCGTGAATCTGGTTTGCGATGAAATAACAGACATAGGTTCTATTATTCCACTAATGGAATGGCCATAG
- a CDS encoding polysaccharide deacetylase family protein has protein sequence MVKFKKIASLAIIALFILMGTKSFVRPIKQIKKVPLHKPESYATRVPVLTYHDFVLGNQEHKYARNDSVLPIELFDEEMRYLYQNGYKTITLPELENFVKHKSLLPLKSVAITMDDGYESDYKLAYPILKKYHFKATIFIIGKYIRQDGVKSKGPFPFLTYSEMKNSEDVFSFSSHTFNLHRTIGHKPALAVVGEDQIVNDLEIEKDFLSQFNYEPYFAYPFGGYSDKVIRALKKVGIRMAFTTKEGDVMPGDNPYMLRRHIITPAVSFDEFKAIMGDTSYKDRLKIRFNHLIRHVHKIL, from the coding sequence ATGGTTAAATTCAAAAAAATTGCTTCATTAGCGATCATTGCTCTCTTTATACTAATGGGCACAAAAAGTTTTGTGCGACCTATAAAACAGATTAAAAAGGTACCATTACACAAACCAGAGTCATACGCTACAAGGGTCCCCGTTTTAACTTACCACGACTTTGTCCTGGGCAACCAGGAGCACAAATATGCAAGGAACGATAGCGTATTGCCTATTGAGCTTTTTGATGAGGAAATGAGATACTTATATCAAAATGGGTACAAAACTATTACTTTGCCTGAGTTAGAAAATTTTGTTAAACACAAATCCCTCTTACCTCTCAAAAGTGTAGCAATCACCATGGATGATGGTTACGAAAGTGACTACAAATTAGCATACCCTATTTTGAAAAAATATCACTTTAAAGCTACTATTTTTATAATAGGCAAGTATATAAGGCAAGACGGCGTTAAAAGTAAAGGACCATTTCCCTTTTTGACATATAGCGAAATGAAAAACAGCGAAGATGTTTTTTCTTTCAGTTCTCATACCTTTAATCTACACCGCACCATTGGCCATAAACCAGCACTCGCTGTAGTAGGAGAAGACCAAATAGTTAATGACCTGGAAATAGAAAAAGACTTTTTGTCACAATTTAATTATGAACCGTATTTTGCTTATCCTTTTGGAGGTTACAGCGATAAAGTTATACGCGCTTTAAAGAAGGTCGGCATAAGAATGGCTTTTACTACAAAAGAAGGAGACGTGATGCCGGGAGATAACCCATATATGTTGAGAAGGCATATCATTACACCTGCCGTATCTTTTGATGAATTTAAAGCCATTATGGGAGATACCTCTTACAAAGACCGTTTAAAGATTCGTTTTAATCACCTTATTAGGCATGTCCACAAAATTTTGTAG
- the ytxC gene encoding putative sporulation protein YtxC produces MYNVLTVTISKDALPVIDSFVAEMDMLKKRGLNMDYTKTEVGENVLFECQLKEKSDYKYDILKQYMANILADIIMKHWEIKFIDRIIYKNYNYFSSEERFNILKNVYNILNEDDVDFYWISKKAQIVNAMLEYLKTNDILNLEGFINFRLKDYINGLYDVVDKAVDDYLVEKEYNEFIKILKYFAELQEPQYDAVHVLVSDDMHYVLLDNSYKEIHDSLIESRGYLDRESNGEDVLISSLITIAPGKIYFHCSETFNNHNFMNTLKNIFSNKINICTGCDICKEANNICKK; encoded by the coding sequence TTGTATAATGTTTTGACCGTGACGATTTCTAAAGACGCTTTGCCTGTTATAGATAGCTTTGTAGCAGAGATGGATATGTTAAAGAAAAGAGGACTTAATATGGATTATACCAAGACTGAGGTTGGTGAAAATGTACTATTTGAGTGCCAATTAAAAGAAAAAAGTGATTACAAATATGATATACTAAAACAGTACATGGCTAATATATTAGCAGATATAATTATGAAGCATTGGGAGATAAAATTTATTGATAGAATAATCTATAAGAATTATAATTATTTCTCATCGGAAGAAAGATTTAATATATTAAAGAACGTGTACAATATATTAAATGAAGATGACGTTGATTTTTATTGGATCAGCAAAAAAGCTCAGATTGTAAATGCTATGCTGGAATATCTCAAGACCAATGATATATTGAATTTAGAGGGTTTCATTAATTTTAGGCTCAAAGATTATATAAATGGTCTTTATGATGTTGTAGATAAGGCTGTTGACGATTATCTGGTAGAAAAGGAATATAATGAGTTTATTAAAATATTAAAATATTTTGCAGAATTACAGGAACCACAATATGATGCCGTACATGTTTTAGTCAGTGATGATATGCACTATGTGTTGCTTGATAATAGCTATAAAGAAATTCACGACAGTTTGATAGAAAGCCGTGGCTATCTGGACAGAGAATCAAACGGCGAAGATGTACTTATAAGCTCGCTGATAACTATAGCACCGGGTAAAATATATTTTCATTGTTCAGAAACGTTTAATAACCATAATTTTATGAACACGTTAAAGAATATTTTTAGCAATAAGATAAACATCTGCACCGGCTGTGATATATGCAAAGAGGCTAATAACATATGTAAAAAATAA